In Rana temporaria chromosome 3, aRanTem1.1, whole genome shotgun sequence, a single window of DNA contains:
- the TDG gene encoding G/T mismatch-specific thymine DNA glycosylase isoform X1 — MRTTPSSTWPYILQQIHIALLEWNYYAFQQGQAFYGYPYHQMMNASPNMELGNEQRTLHTLTDVPPHELQAFSGMLGNENQMFHSMNGVYGTEPMKMQATEAPEPPQETQEGATKGKRKRKAPAEPKPKPEPKPKKQPAKSAKTPKSGKQEKITDTFKVKRKVDRFNGVPEADILAKTLPDILTFNLDIVIIGINPGLMAAYKGHHYPGPGNHFWKCLFLSGLSDKQLNHLDDLALPEEYGIGFTNMVERTTPGSKDLSSKEFREGGRILLQKLQKYKPRIAVFNGKCIYEIFSKEVFGVKIKKFDFGVQPHRVPDTDTICYVMPSSSARCAQFPRAQDKVHHYIKLKDLRDHLKGIESAREVQEVQYSFDLQLAQADAKKQAVKEEKHDPGYDEAAGGNSNEQIPNGDSGSCNLPNLEAPCNSESVQNGQPPSQPHTEHVSAPNHCEDQPQESSSA; from the exons ATGCGCACTACACCTTCCTCCACCTGGCCTTACATCCTGCAGCAGATCCACATAGCTCTCCTTGAGTGGAA CTATTACGCCTTCCAGCAAGGTCAGGCGTTTTATGGTTACCCATACCATCAAATGATGAATGCTTCACCAAATATGGAACTGGGCAACGAGCAAAGGACTCTGCACACCCTCACAGACGTCCCACCCCACGAGCTGCAAGCATTTTCTGGCATGCTTGGTAACGAGAATCAAATGTTTCATAGTATGAATGGTGTATACGGCACTGAGCCCATGAAAATGCAAGCAACAGAAGCCCCAGAgcctccacaggaaacacaaG AAGGTGCAACAAAGGGTAAGAGGAAAAGGAAAGCTCCAGCTGAACCTAAACCAAAACCAGAACCTAAACCAAAGAAGCAACCTGCGAAGAGTGCCAAGACCCCGAAATCAGGAAAACAAGAGAAAATCACGGACACTTTCAAAGTGAAAAGGAAAGTGGACCGATTCAACGGGGTACctgaagctgacattttggcaAAAACTTTGCCAGATATTCTTACATTTAACTTGGACATAGTTATT ATTGGAATAAACCCAGGTCTCATGGCAGCTTACAAGGGTCATCATTACCCAGGTCCTGGAAACCATTTCT GGAAATGTCTGTTCCTATCGGGGCTCAGTGACAAGCAGTTGAACCACCTTGATGACCTTGCGCTTCCAGAGGAATATGGCATTGGCTTCACTAACATGGTGGAGAGAACCACTCCAGGGAGCAAGGACCTCTCTAG CAAAGAATTTCGGGAAGGTGGAAGAATCCTTTTACAGAAGCTTCAGAAGTATAAACCACGTATAGCTGTCTTCAACGGAAAAT gtataTATGAAATTTTCAGTAAAGAAGTATTTGGTGTCAAGattaaaaagtttgattttggagtCCAGCCACACAGAGTTCCTGATACAGATACA atttgctatGTTATGCCTTCTTCAAGTGCCAGGTGTGCACAGTTTCCCCGTGCTCAGGACAAGGTACATCACTACATCAAATTAAAGGATTTAAGAGACCATCTAAAGGGCATAGAGAGCGCCAGAGAGGTTCAAGAAGTGCAATATTCATTTGACTTGCAATTGGCTCAGG CGGATGCAAAGAAGCAGGCTGTAAAGGAAGAGAAGCATGATCCTGGCTATGATGAAGCTGCTGGCGGCAATTCCAATGAGCAGATACCTAATGGAGACAGCGGATCATGCAACTTGCCTAACTTGGAAG CACCCTGTAACTCGGAGTCTGTTCAGAACGGGCAGCCGCCGTCTCAGCCCCATACTGAGCACGTGTCTGCGCCTAACCACTGTGAGGACCAACCACAAGAAAGCAGCAGTGCTTAA
- the TDG gene encoding G/T mismatch-specific thymine DNA glycosylase isoform X2 has translation MEAQDPGSYYAFQQGQAFYGYPYHQMMNASPNMELGNEQRTLHTLTDVPPHELQAFSGMLGNENQMFHSMNGVYGTEPMKMQATEAPEPPQETQEGATKGKRKRKAPAEPKPKPEPKPKKQPAKSAKTPKSGKQEKITDTFKVKRKVDRFNGVPEADILAKTLPDILTFNLDIVIIGINPGLMAAYKGHHYPGPGNHFWKCLFLSGLSDKQLNHLDDLALPEEYGIGFTNMVERTTPGSKDLSSKEFREGGRILLQKLQKYKPRIAVFNGKCIYEIFSKEVFGVKIKKFDFGVQPHRVPDTDTICYVMPSSSARCAQFPRAQDKVHHYIKLKDLRDHLKGIESAREVQEVQYSFDLQLAQADAKKQAVKEEKHDPGYDEAAGGNSNEQIPNGDSGSCNLPNLEAPCNSESVQNGQPPSQPHTEHVSAPNHCEDQPQESSSA, from the exons ATGGAGGCTCAGGACCCCGGCAG CTATTACGCCTTCCAGCAAGGTCAGGCGTTTTATGGTTACCCATACCATCAAATGATGAATGCTTCACCAAATATGGAACTGGGCAACGAGCAAAGGACTCTGCACACCCTCACAGACGTCCCACCCCACGAGCTGCAAGCATTTTCTGGCATGCTTGGTAACGAGAATCAAATGTTTCATAGTATGAATGGTGTATACGGCACTGAGCCCATGAAAATGCAAGCAACAGAAGCCCCAGAgcctccacaggaaacacaaG AAGGTGCAACAAAGGGTAAGAGGAAAAGGAAAGCTCCAGCTGAACCTAAACCAAAACCAGAACCTAAACCAAAGAAGCAACCTGCGAAGAGTGCCAAGACCCCGAAATCAGGAAAACAAGAGAAAATCACGGACACTTTCAAAGTGAAAAGGAAAGTGGACCGATTCAACGGGGTACctgaagctgacattttggcaAAAACTTTGCCAGATATTCTTACATTTAACTTGGACATAGTTATT ATTGGAATAAACCCAGGTCTCATGGCAGCTTACAAGGGTCATCATTACCCAGGTCCTGGAAACCATTTCT GGAAATGTCTGTTCCTATCGGGGCTCAGTGACAAGCAGTTGAACCACCTTGATGACCTTGCGCTTCCAGAGGAATATGGCATTGGCTTCACTAACATGGTGGAGAGAACCACTCCAGGGAGCAAGGACCTCTCTAG CAAAGAATTTCGGGAAGGTGGAAGAATCCTTTTACAGAAGCTTCAGAAGTATAAACCACGTATAGCTGTCTTCAACGGAAAAT gtataTATGAAATTTTCAGTAAAGAAGTATTTGGTGTCAAGattaaaaagtttgattttggagtCCAGCCACACAGAGTTCCTGATACAGATACA atttgctatGTTATGCCTTCTTCAAGTGCCAGGTGTGCACAGTTTCCCCGTGCTCAGGACAAGGTACATCACTACATCAAATTAAAGGATTTAAGAGACCATCTAAAGGGCATAGAGAGCGCCAGAGAGGTTCAAGAAGTGCAATATTCATTTGACTTGCAATTGGCTCAGG CGGATGCAAAGAAGCAGGCTGTAAAGGAAGAGAAGCATGATCCTGGCTATGATGAAGCTGCTGGCGGCAATTCCAATGAGCAGATACCTAATGGAGACAGCGGATCATGCAACTTGCCTAACTTGGAAG CACCCTGTAACTCGGAGTCTGTTCAGAACGGGCAGCCGCCGTCTCAGCCCCATACTGAGCACGTGTCTGCGCCTAACCACTGTGAGGACCAACCACAAGAAAGCAGCAGTGCTTAA